Part of the Virgibacillus natechei genome is shown below.
GTTCTTAGAATGAAAGCAATTAAGATCGCAATAATAATTGCCTTACTCCATTCCAGCCATTCATTTTTCTTTTTTGTTTCGGCCAAAGAGTCATCTCCCTCTATAAACATTTCATTATTAATAATAGCATACTGAGGAGAAGGATTCGAGTTTTAATTATATATGATATATAGGTAATTAGGTCTAAACATTTACATTATCTATTTAATTGTGCTAGAGTAAGGTAAATCAAGAAAGGAGGCAAAAACATACTATAATGTATCCTTCTGATAAACTTCTAAAACAAATAGAATTTCTACGTCAACAAATGACTTCAGTTGCACTGGAGAAAGGTTTCACAGACATAGAGTCCATAGAAATCAGCCAGGAATTAGATAGATTACTAAACATTTATGAAACGATGAAAGATAATGAAACAATGAAATGTAATGAAACAAATTAGAAAATAAATTTTGACCATTGCATTTTAAAGCATCTTCATTTGATTATACCATTAGTTTAAACGTTTCCTTCCTTAAAAATGCTTCCAAACATTTTAGCCCTTCTGTAATGTCTTCCATGTCTTATGATGTGTATAAGAATCTCAAATAACCTCATCATGGTAGAGAAACTATCACTGGTTGTTCTAATGTTACTGTTGCTACACGTAGTAAAGCCAAACGTAAATAAAATAAAGTATTTTCAGGATTGGGAATTGGAGGAAGTAAAAGCGCTTTTTGGTTTGTTTGCAAATAGGAAAATTTCCTATTTGCGAACTGGCTAAAACCTTCACGTCCTGAGGCTGCGCGTGAATGCTCGCCCCACCATTTAATACACGTGACAGCATTTAACGCCGCATAATTATCCTATAAATAATCTAAATACTAAAACTTTAATAAATTGTTCACAAAATTATGATTCAAAGCATGAAAAATAGGATATACTTATTATAGAGAAGAAAAGGAGTGTATCAAATGAGGCCAAGATCGTTAAATTTCGAACAACTGGTTATGCAAAATAAAAGAGAACTGTTGGATGATAAAGAGAGTATTTCTGAAATAGAAATACGTTTGGAGAAAAAACAAGCAGTTATAAGGGAAGAAAATCAGGAGCGGCCTTAAGTCGCTCCTGATTTTTTTGTAAAAGCAGTTCGTTTCTGTTTACCACTGAGTTGAATGAGTATAACAGCACCAATAATAAAGGCCATCCCGACCATTTGAATCATAGTAAATGCTTCGTGAAAAATGAATACACCAATAAATGTTGCAACCACAGGCTCAATAGTAGTTAAAATAGAGGCTTTTGAAGCTTCTGTTTGCTGTAGGCCATAGGTGTAAATAATATAAGCAAATGCTGTTGGTAAAAAGCCCAGTCCGAATGCGTAGAATAACACAGTCGGATCCGCGAGCAAATGTGCCTTTTCCTCGTAAGGAAAGAATGGTATTAGTGTACCAGCAGCAATAATAAATGTGTACGTTGTTATACTTAAACTGGTATATTTTTTTAATGCGAACTTACTAAAAATGCTGTATAGCGCATAACCAATACCGGATCCAAGCCCAAATAAAATACTGCTGATTTGTAATGCCTGCAGATTTAGGGGAATAAGACCGACAACTAAACATGTTCCAAATAGCGTAATTACCAGGGCGAGCATCTTCATTCTGGTAAGGGGCTCTTTAAAAAGGAAAAATGACATAATTGTCACAAATGCTGGTGCGGTATACAGTAATGCCGTAGCAACTGGAATAGTGGATAATTCAATTGCTGTAAACAAACAATAATTAAAAAAGATAATGCTTAAAATCCCTGTACCTAAAAAATATTTTATATCTTTAGGTGTATGTAACTTAAGTTTTTTAGGTGAGACAATTATTAAATAAACAACTAATAGGATAGCAGAAGACCAAGCTCTTAATGTAACAACTTCCATAGGTGTAAAGCCAAATGTATATAGGTTGTTTACATACCAGCCAATAGTTCCCCAAAGAGCCGCACCGATGATTATGTATAAAAAAGCTCTATTCAATGTGTCATACCACCTTATTTAATTATATAGTAGCAATTATAGCAAATAAATGAAAATATTGTGATAAATATGTATATTTAAAGAAATAAACGCCCAAACTCTAACTAGATACACATGACTGGTAAGGGGGAACGATATGTTTATAAATAGTTGGCTGAATGTATCACAACTTAAGCCCTTAGGAATAACTGAGGAGCATATATTCTTATTGCTATTGTCGATTGGAATTATTATTAGCTATTTTGTCGTTTATCCCTTTATTAATTGGATCGTAACGATACAGTCTACTAAATTAATAACTTACATAATTAGCAGTTTGCTTATAATGGTTTGTTTTTTTATCGTGGTGTTATTTGTAGGTGACTTACAATATTTGATGATTGATTTGTTGAAAATCACATTACAAACGTTAGCCGCTTTTGGGATTGTGCTCATCTTGTTTTATAGCTACAAACGGTTTATTAAAAATGTAAATTAAAAAAGCGTATACATAAAAAGATACGCTTTTTTAAATAGTATTATTCTTCTAGTTCTCCTGCAGATTCTCCAACCAACGAAATACTGGATGAAATATTTCTTCAGGTGAGTTTAAACTATCAGGTGCTGCATCCATAACCATCTTTTTTTCTGATGCAGATAATTTTTCAAAGTGATCTTTTAGTTGATGTGTTTGTTCTGCATAACCTCTTAGTTCAGCCATGAAAGCATTAAGCTCTATCATTTAAAGCCCTCCTTTTATTCGTATAATACCTTATTATAGGAGGATTAAAACATGCTATTAAGCAGTAAGAAAATATATCCATCTTTTCTTACTGCTCAAGTGCAGCTAGGGATTTCACCCTAAAGCCTTGGAGATAGCCAGTTTTCTAATAATTTCGATGCGTTTTCTTAGGTGGCCATTCCATTTTCCCTAGTGAGGAAGGGGTGAAATAGGAAGAAGAATATTGTTTCCTTTTATTCGGAGCTGGTTTTTTCTCTTTTGGTTTCCAGTCGATATAACGATAGACTACTTTTTTTGCTTGTGATAGTGACATTTTCGTTTGTGGATTCCGATAATTTTTATCAAGTGTACCTAAATGTTCTAGCTCTTTGAAGTCTTCTTTTGCTGGAGGTATATGAAAAAAATAGCTATCTACTTTTACAAGTAGGGTAGAGTGCTGATTACTAAACTTTGGATGATCCGAAAAATGAAGCCCTACTTTTGTGGCTCGCTTTTCTTTTAATAATCGGCTGATTGCTTCTTTTTTTATAAAATATAGGTGTTGAGGCTCTGGTGCAGTTTTTGCATGACGATTAATTGTAAACAATGCTTTACCTAGATCACTCAATGAGACATGATTCATCTTTGTTCCTCCTTTCAATATTATTATAGCTTGTCTTTATCCTATCGTAAAGCTTGTACAAGTGCAATGAAATTTTAACATGATCACCAGAAGCTTCCTTCAAAATTATCGATTTTGTGGGGAGTATTTTTTAATTTTCCCAGTGCCTCATTTATCTTCTTTTGGCTTATACATAGGTTAATGCCTTAAAGAAAGAAGAGCAGTAAACAAAATGTTTTCTGCTCTTCTCTCAATAGGTCTGGTTTTACATGATGTTGGTACAATATTCCTATCGATACTATCAATCATCCCATTTTGTATCTAGGAGTCCAATGTCTTTGAGGACACTTATCAATAGACGATCTTCTTCGCTCTGGAGTGTCTCCACTGTACAAGTATCATGTGGTTCATAGTTAATTTCTTCTGCGTGTTCCAACGTATTCTCTTCGAGGAAATTTGATGGATCAGCTTCTTCGAAACAAGTTGGAGCAATATAAGTACTTTGATTATGTTCAAGGACAATCCTTGTGTCGGAAGGTGGATGCGTCTCTTTGGGGATAACAAAGCCCGCAATCAAAACACTAGCGATCAAAA
Proteins encoded:
- a CDS encoding aspartyl-phosphate phosphatase Spo0E family protein — its product is MYPSDKLLKQIEFLRQQMTSVALEKGFTDIESIEISQELDRLLNIYETMKDNETMKCNETN
- a CDS encoding FbpB family small basic protein is translated as MRPRSLNFEQLVMQNKRELLDDKESISEIEIRLEKKQAVIREENQERP
- a CDS encoding DMT family transporter: MNRAFLYIIIGAALWGTIGWYVNNLYTFGFTPMEVVTLRAWSSAILLVVYLIIVSPKKLKLHTPKDIKYFLGTGILSIIFFNYCLFTAIELSTIPVATALLYTAPAFVTIMSFFLFKEPLTRMKMLALVITLFGTCLVVGLIPLNLQALQISSILFGLGSGIGYALYSIFSKFALKKYTSLSITTYTFIIAAGTLIPFFPYEEKAHLLADPTVLFYAFGLGFLPTAFAYIIYTYGLQQTEASKASILTTIEPVVATFIGVFIFHEAFTMIQMVGMAFIIGAVILIQLSGKQKRTAFTKKSGAT
- a CDS encoding YkyB family protein translates to MNHVSLSDLGKALFTINRHAKTAPEPQHLYFIKKEAISRLLKEKRATKVGLHFSDHPKFSNQHSTLLVKVDSYFFHIPPAKEDFKELEHLGTLDKNYRNPQTKMSLSQAKKVVYRYIDWKPKEKKPAPNKRKQYSSSYFTPSSLGKMEWPPKKTHRNY